The DNA window gaaagttttgagcttgatcaGTTTGGTATTTATAAAATTGGACTATCAATGTGCGTTGTTGGTGGAAAGAGATTGGTATATAGGAGTGTAAATAGTTGTTCAACCAGGTCCCCGGCAAGGGCAACAGCCTCGGCGGAGCGGAGTTCGAAGCGAAGCAGCAGAAATGGTATGTTTGAATCAAGTTTCATGTCTCTTTAATGGTGTTTTGCTTTCGAAATTGGCTCTGTTCATGTGTTTTTAGCAATGTGGTTTCGGTGATGCCTTGGTTTGTATCTTTTTGTTATTGGTTCGGTTGTTAGGTTTTCGTATGCAAATGTGTTCTAAGTTTTGGCTCTCATAACTGATTGATGTGTTTCGTTGTCGATTTAAGGTTTTTAGTATTAGCTtgttatttatttacacccaccATAGAGCtttaaattttcttattttcGTATATGTAAATTAGTTATGCAGTGAAGACGTCTTCCTGAGTAGTATTTGTGACAGTCTTTTCAGAATCACAGCCTATGGATGGCAAAGGGTACTGGGTGTTTAAATGAAGGTGAGGCGCTGTATGATAATTCCTCTAGAATTGAGCCTAAGCGTTCTCATCAGTGGTTCATGGATGGTCCTGAGGTAGGGATATTCCCCAACAAGAAACAGGTTGTTGAAGTTCCAAACAACAATCTGTATTCGGGAATGTTAAATGCAAATGTTTCTCCGTGGGGAAATGTTCCTGGTTTTCACTCATTCTCTGGCCAATTCGCTGAAAGGTCATTTGATTGTGAAATAGACCGGGCTGTGAAATTTGATGACACGAACATTCCGTCTGTTGGAACGGAAAAGATGAATTTGGCTAGAAAAGTTAATGAGGATCTATTTGGGAATGACTCCTCATTTGGTCTATCTATGTCCAATACACTAGAAGATCCTAGATCCAGTCCTAATTACAGTGGATTTAGAAAAGTCAAAGTTAGTGAGGTAAAGGACTCTGAGAATGGCATGCCCTTTTCAATAGGACAAACTTATATTCAGGCAGATAATGATGCCATGTTGGCGTCTCACGCTTACAAGGCCAAAGACAACTCAACTTCCACGGGTCCCATGTATAAGAAAGGGGATGACAACTTCATATCCATGAGTGATACCTACAGCAGGGCAGATAACGGCTTCATATCAATGGGGCAACCCTTTAACAAAGGGGATGAAAGCATATCATTTGGTCAATCGTACAAGGAGAGCAATAACACCCTGTTAATGGGTCAGACATGCAATAAGAGTGATAATAATATCATTTCTATCGGCCAAACCTATAAGGTAGAGGAAAATACCATATCAACAGATAATTTCTACAATAAAGGGGAAGGGAGTACCATATCCGTTGGTCATGCGACTCATGCCTACAGCAAGGGTGACAACAATATGTTGTCAGTTGGGCACTCTTATAATAAGCGAGAGAGTACTATCATATCCTTTGGCGgatgtgatgatgatgatgtgaaTACCTCTGCAGTCTCTGGTTATGAACTTCTGATGGGTCAACCTTTTGTGAAAACAGAAACTGTGAATGAGAAAGAATCAAGCAAATCAAATTCCGCTGCATTTGTTAATGTACCTCATATAACTGCTGGAAACGAAAATGTCCTGAAAAAGATAGTTGAACAGAAAACATCTAAGAAGGTTCCTCCGAACAACTTCCCTTCAAATGTGCGAAGTTTGCTGTCAACAGGTATGCTGGATGGAGTTCCTGTAAAGTATACAGCCTGGTCGCGGGAGGTAAAATCCTAGTACTCATGCTTTCATTTTCAGATTAGCTTATGTTCGGTGATGCATATATTCTTCATATGCATTTCAGAAGGAGCTGCAGGGTGTTATCAAAGGTTGTGGGTATCTATGTGGCTGTCAGTCGTGCGACTTCTCAAAGGTGAGTTTGTTCCAGTTTTTGCTTTTAACATATTGAAGCCCAGTTTGATGTCAATTGGACTCAACAATGCTTATCAGGTAATCAATGCATATGAATTTGAGCGTCACGCTGGTTGCAAAACGAAACACCCAAATAATCACATATATTTTGAGAGTGGTAAAACTATATATGGGACTGTTCAAGAGCTCAGGAGCACACCACAGAATATGCTGTTTGAAGTTATTCAGACTATTACTGGTTCGCCTATCAATCAGAAATCCTTCCGCCTTTGGAAAGGTGATGCACATGATCTTTTTATTACTGTTGGACACTTGACTTGTCCGTACACCATTTGACACTCCAAATTTCCCATTTTCTTTCTGGTATACGCGCTTTATGTTACGAACGTTGTCTTCTCATGCTTGCTCCTCTTTCTCCTTTTCAGAATCCTTTATGGCAGCAACACGTGAACTTCAGCGTATATATGGCAAGGAAGAGGGGAAACAGCTTAAATGAAGAAAGCTTGTTCGGAGGCAGGACCATCTTTTGTTTTGTGAATACAAGTAATCGTTTTTTGGCTGTACATTGGTACTCATTTGACGGTGACTTCATCACTAACGCAATGGCTCGGCATGGTTATGTGAAGGACAAGGTGTTCCTGTAAATCTTTGAGACAAACCTTATGTCAGAATAGAACCTCCGTTTTTAGTCGTCGGACATACGATGACGGGTTGTAGTTTGTATTTTGTAAGAGTCTTGAAGGAAATGAAATTTTAAGATAATTTGGCACTAAAAACATCACTACAAGAAAATTGATCTTTGGCGTGACCATTATGCACTAGTCACAAGCAGGGCCTGAATTAGTGACCAACTTTGCCAACCGATCACAAATGTTCACGTTGCTCAGTGAAATTTGTTTAGGCTATGTTCGGGTGAGAGATATATACATTTTGGATTCCTTCCATCATTTCTTCTTTTCGATTTCTCCTCGCATTTCATTTGCAAGATGCGATTGTGATGGCCTCAAGATTGATATTTTCTTTTACATCTCGTGCTTGCTTCGTTGCCGTTAATTCATCTTTGATCGTTTTGTCCGCGGACTCATAATCTATCGCTTTTACCCCCATACAACAAGATATAGGCCGGCGATTATGACCGCAGCACCCAGCAGCCTGTAAATGATCAAGTTAGAGTTGTTTAGAGTATCGCTTTGTCAAAACGAAAATTacacataaagcatgcaagagTGAGGGAGCTCATGTGGAACAAAGGAGCTCATGACAGCAACAATTACCATGCTTAGGGGACTGAAGGCTGTCAAAAATACAGGACCTCTGTCTTTCAGTACTACTCCTTGAATGTAATAAGCTAGTCCTGAACAGAATATTTCCTGCATGGATGttgtataaattattaaatataaaGAGGCGAATTATATACGGAAATATGCACAAATACAACGCTTACGtactatttaataaataaaaaaaaaccatatgttataaataggcaaaagttatAGAAATAACATTTGCTAAAGATAGGAGCGAAGCGGGTGCAAAATATCACATTATAACTTTATTAGCTATAACACAAAGGATGGCAgataaagagagggagagagatatattgatattatttatttgattcttTCTTTCGTAGTGTGTATTTTGATAACACACGGAtcactctatttatagagctactCCCGTGAAAACATCCAAAAATGATATGATGGTTACTTTTGATAATATTATATAACAACAAATATATCACTattcttttcactttttttccAATTGCATGTTGGTATACTAATGCATGTAGGATGTGGGCATACACCATACAGTTTTTACAACACCATAGTTTATATATGGTTTATTATTTGAAGGTCCAGTGATTAGGCCTTGGGCAAGATTTATAATGCGGACCCTCATTAAATACAACTTTGCATGTATAAACGTCACAAGAGAATTGCTATTAACACTTAACAAAAGTAACCATACACTCTTTCCTCTTACTACTTGTGTCAATAACAGCTccggaaaaaaagaaagataaaaccGTCACTTGCAGTCTTGCATCAAATCTCCTTGGTCCTCCTCCACCCCAAGAACAAAAGCTCATGTCcccttgttttttatttaggtCGATTCATGTCCTCATCTTGTTGAACTAAATATGAATGGTTTAATCGGTGGAATCCATATCCCGTTAAGTATCAGCAATTTCATCTTATGGTcaaatttatgaaaaaataaggatctgtttggtatcctacaacaacaacaacaaagtcttttcccactaagtggggtcggctatatgaatcttagaacgccattgcgctcggttttgtgtcatgtcctccgttagatccaagtactctaagccttttcttagagtctcttccaaagttttcctaggtcttcctctaccccttcggccctgaacctctgtcccgtagtcacatcttcgaaccggagcgtcagtcggccttctttgcacatgtccaaatcaccggaaccgattttctctcatctttccttcaatttcggctactcctactttacctcggatatcctcattctcaatcttatcctttctcgtgtgcccacacatcccacgaagcatcctcatctctgctacacccattttgtgtacgtgttgatgtttcaccgcccaacagtctgtgccatacaacatcgctggccttattgccgtcttataaaattttccctttagcttcagtggcctacgacggtcacacaacatgctggatgcactcttacacttcatccatccagctcgtattctatggttgagatctccatctaattctccgttctcttgtaagatagatcctaggtagcgaaaacggtcgctttttgtgatcttcgctaaattgctccggtcattagtgtggataagtatataaatggatagagataggaaagcaaacacaagatgtacgtggttcacccagattggctacgtccacggaatagaagagttctcattaattgtgaagggtttacacaagtacataggttcaagctctcctttagtgagtacaagtgaatgatttagtacaaatgacattagagtacaaatgacattaggaaatattgtgggagaatgatctcgtaatcacgaaacttctaagtatcggagtgtggtatcatcttaacttgccttatctgtctcataggtagatgtggcagcttctctggaagtactcttcctccatccaggggtggtatctttaactggtggagatgcacaaggtaatgtatcaatttcacttgaagcttacttgtagtttcaggcttggtcaagcgcgatacaaaccatgtagtaggagtcccccaagtcgccgagctaggggatttgctgaaagaggtgacagacaaggtaagcaatcagagctccggctgattgttcaccttctccccatcttgcagcagcatgaaggataaagagaagaaaaataagaagagatgatatgggatacttttgcttttgaagaagtaactttccacaggcttattcttgaactgagctggagggttttctggtttcctccagagtataaggccgactgaagaatttgagggtcaaaacaagtccatcaaatctagagtacgttcgaccctgctgatatgggatacttttgcttttgacagagtaatggatggatcggcacgtgtgctgttacgcttgtctccacatgcttccttgtatccttcgcacttgccctatctgttcctcaagcagatgcggtatcttccctggcaacataagatgttgaagatgagtactcgagagcaatgccaggtaagtaatcaggtaaggggttccaggctgtcaattcctggctgggagcttgatttcaagtgctgactgattgctctctttctccttgtcttgcaggtaaaaacaaggccaaaggaaaagacagggaaaaagcatgatatgggatactcttgcttttaaccctaatgatatgagatattcttgctctagtatagcttgtttgcagaggtattatcggggggaaagaaagctgaatatttcgaaatgcttcgttgggagtgccctctcagatatgaggaagggttgagcatttttgcaggtctgcctgtccgttggggatggaggtcgacatatataggagtctccctaacaacaagtagtaatgctattcctttaccctgcttggtcatagcacggtagtgggagctgccagcttcacatgttttaactctgtcagagcactttgaaaaagtggtatgtggtatctggctctcgagattcggagaacgatgcttcttcgatttttgagaaagcaatcatggtgggggtctggctctcgagattcggggagcagtgtctcttcgatttttgagaaagtaatcatgttgggagtctggctctcgagattcggaaggcggtgcctcttcgattttggagtaagcaatcttgttgggagtgttttctcggatgtgagtaaaggttgggcatgtttgctagtctaccttgccacgaagcacggaggttgacacacagggactttctaattatccagcagtggtactgttcctttacccttgtgggtaataatatggtagctagaccttcaaaatttatgtgtctaaactttgttagtgctgtttctttgctattcttttacctttcttggtcagagcgatgtagtgggagctgcaagcttcacgtgctcaactttggcagagactttgacaaagttatctg is part of the Malus domestica chromosome 12, GDT2T_hap1 genome and encodes:
- the LOC103450197 gene encoding uncharacterized protein isoform X1, which gives rise to MSFQNHSLWMAKGTGCLNEGEALYDNSSRIEPKRSHQWFMDGPEVGIFPNKKQVVEVPNNNLYSGMLNANVSPWGNVPGFHSFSGQFAERSFDCEIDRAVKFDDTNIPSVGTEKMNLARKVNEDLFGNDSSFGLSMSNTLEDPRSSPNYSGFRKVKVSEVKDSENGMPFSIGQTYIQADNDAMLASHAYKAKDNSTSTGPMYKKGDDNFISMSDTYSRADNGFISMGQPFNKGDESISFGQSYKESNNTLLMGQTCNKSDNNIISIGQTYKVEENTISTDNFYNKGEGSTISVGHATHAYSKGDNNMLSVGHSYNKRESTIISFGGCDDDDVNTSAVSGYELLMGQPFVKTETVNEKESSKSNSAAFVNVPHITAGNENVLKKIVEQKTSKKVPPNNFPSNVRSLLSTGMLDGVPVKYTAWSREKELQGVIKGCGYLCGCQSCDFSKVINAYEFERHAGCKTKHPNNHIYFESGKTIYGTVQELRSTPQNMLFEVIQTITGSPINQKSFRLWKESFMAATRELQRIYGKEEGKQLK
- the LOC103450197 gene encoding uncharacterized protein isoform X2: MAKGTGCLNEGEALYDNSSRIEPKRSHQWFMDGPEVGIFPNKKQVVEVPNNNLYSGMLNANVSPWGNVPGFHSFSGQFAERSFDCEIDRAVKFDDTNIPSVGTEKMNLARKVNEDLFGNDSSFGLSMSNTLEDPRSSPNYSGFRKVKVSEVKDSENGMPFSIGQTYIQADNDAMLASHAYKAKDNSTSTGPMYKKGDDNFISMSDTYSRADNGFISMGQPFNKGDESISFGQSYKESNNTLLMGQTCNKSDNNIISIGQTYKVEENTISTDNFYNKGEGSTISVGHATHAYSKGDNNMLSVGHSYNKRESTIISFGGCDDDDVNTSAVSGYELLMGQPFVKTETVNEKESSKSNSAAFVNVPHITAGNENVLKKIVEQKTSKKVPPNNFPSNVRSLLSTGMLDGVPVKYTAWSREKELQGVIKGCGYLCGCQSCDFSKVINAYEFERHAGCKTKHPNNHIYFESGKTIYGTVQELRSTPQNMLFEVIQTITGSPINQKSFRLWKESFMAATRELQRIYGKEEGKQLK